The Salvelinus namaycush isolate Seneca chromosome 16, SaNama_1.0, whole genome shotgun sequence genome has a segment encoding these proteins:
- the LOC120060700 gene encoding guanylyl cyclase-activating protein 2-like, which yields MGQRLSEESDSDQEIDVAELQEWYKKFVVECPSGTLYMHEFKSFFGVTNNKEAADYIENMFRAFDKNGDNTIDFLEYVAALNLVLRGKLEHKLKWTFKMYDKDGSGCIDKIELLEIVESIYRLKKACHGELDSECNLLTPDQVVDRIFELVDENGDGELSLDEFIDGARKDKWVMKMLQMDVNPGDWINERRRKSSGVSSEAGPLQ from the exons ATGGGTCAGCGACTGAGTGAGGAGAGTGACTCAGACCAGGAAATTGATGTTGCAGAGCTGCAGGAGTGGTATAAGAAGTTTGTGGTGGAGTGCCCAAGTGGAACACTCTATATGCACGAGTTCAAGAGCTTCTTCGGCGTTACTAACAACAAGGAGGCAGCGGATTATATTGAGAATATGTTCCGCGCCTTCGACAAGAACGGA GACAACACAATTGATTTTCTAGAGTATGTTGCAGCCCTTAACCTGGTCTTGAGGGGCAAGTTGGAACATAAACTGAAGTGGACTTTTAAAATGTACGACAAAGATGGAAGTGGCTGCATTGACAAGATAGAGCTGCTGGAGATTGTAGAG TCCATCTACCGACTAAAGAAAGCCTGTCATGGAGAACTGGATTCAGAGTGTAACCTCCTGACCCCAGATCAAGTGGTTGACAGAATATTCGAACTGGTGGATGAAAACGGAGATG GGGAGCTGTCTTTGGATGAGTTCATTGACGGGGCCAGGAAAGACAAGTGGGTGATGAAGATGCTGCAAATGGATGTCAACCCTGGGGACTGGATCAATGAACGGCGACGTAAGAGCTCTGGAGTGAGCTCTGAAGCTGGACCTCTGCAATAA
- the LOC120060701 gene encoding ADP-ribose glycohydrolase OARD1-like isoform X1: MSTVSEEPVSSIDKYKNAEGGWSLRHVKGDLFSCREDEVLAHCISEDCRMGAGIAVKFKKQFSGVDELKKQKKVPGQCAVLKRNKRFVYYLITKKKYSHKPTYDNLRQSLEDMKSHCLQNGVTGISMPRIGCGLDRLSWDKVEEMLEQVFQPTDISITVYTLPVKPTGKPSFH; the protein is encoded by the exons ATGTCAACTGTATCTGAAGAGCCAGTGAGCTCTATTGACAAATATAAG AATGCAGAAGGCGGCTGGAGCCTGCGTCATGTGAAGGGGGACCTGTTCTCCTGTCGTGAAGATGAGGTCCTGGCCCATTGTATCAGCGAGGACTGTCGCATGGGGGCTGGCATCGCTGTCAAATTCAAGAAACAATTTAGTGGAGTAGATGAGCTGAAGAAACAGA AGAAGGTGCCAGGGCAATGTGCTGTACTGAAAAGAAACAAGCGTTTTGTGTACTACCTG attacaaaaaaaaaatacagccACAAACCTACCTATGACAACCTACGGCAGAGCCTCGAGGACATGAAGTCTCATTGCTTACAAAATGGAGTAACTGGAATATCAATGCCTCG CATCGGCTGTGGCCTTGATCGACTGAGTTGGGATAAAGTGGAGGAGATGCTTGAGCAGGTATTCCAGCCCACAGATATAAGTATCACTGTGTATACTCTCCCTGTAAAACCCACAGGGAAACCAAGTTTCCATTGA
- the LOC120060701 gene encoding ADP-ribose glycohydrolase OARD1-like isoform X2 → MGAGIAVKFKKQFSGVDELKKQKKVPGQCAVLKRNKRFVYYLITKKKYSHKPTYDNLRQSLEDMKSHCLQNGVTGISMPRIGCGLDRLSWDKVEEMLEQVFQPTDISITVYTLPVKPTGKPSFH, encoded by the exons ATGGGGGCTGGCATCGCTGTCAAATTCAAGAAACAATTTAGTGGAGTAGATGAGCTGAAGAAACAGA AGAAGGTGCCAGGGCAATGTGCTGTACTGAAAAGAAACAAGCGTTTTGTGTACTACCTG attacaaaaaaaaaatacagccACAAACCTACCTATGACAACCTACGGCAGAGCCTCGAGGACATGAAGTCTCATTGCTTACAAAATGGAGTAACTGGAATATCAATGCCTCG CATCGGCTGTGGCCTTGATCGACTGAGTTGGGATAAAGTGGAGGAGATGCTTGAGCAGGTATTCCAGCCCACAGATATAAGTATCACTGTGTATACTCTCCCTGTAAAACCCACAGGGAAACCAAGTTTCCATTGA